CACCGCGTCGCCGCAAACACCGCTCGGCGGTTACGAGCCCGGCACCGACCGATGGTAGAAGCCAATTTCGATGAAACGATCGCTCCCGGCCCCGCGCTCGGCGATCGTCTGGAACGAGACGAGTTCGCGGCGGCCGTTCACGAGGAACTCGCCCAGTTCCCGGAGCATTACCGATTGCCCGTGGTTCTGTGCGACCTCGAAGGTCACGCGCACTCCGAGGCCGCGAAAGTATTGGGCTGGCCCGTCGGGAGCGTGTCGGGACGGCTCAGTCGCGCGCATGCCATGCTCCGTGCCCGACTCGCGCGACGCGGATTCGTTGCTCCCGTGCTTTTTGTGGCGTGCGCCGTTCCGTCGCGAATCGTTCAAGCCGCAATCGGGATCGGGACCGGCGCGATCGCCGCACCCACGCTTGTTTCTCACCTCACCGAAGGAGTGCTTCTGAGTATGCACACCGCAAAAATGAAAGTTGCGACCCTTCTCGCTGTTGGGTTCCTCGGAGCCGTCGGTCTCGGAGTCGTGTTCGCTGCCGAACACCCGAACGCGCCGACCATCGCTGTTGCACCTACGCAGGACGACGATAAACCGGACCCCGAAACGGATCCGAAGACCACTCCCGATCCGAAGTGGGCGAAAGGTTCCACCCCCACTGCGTTTCCGGAAATTCCGGCTATTACCAGCAAATCGCTCACAGATTTCGAGCAGAAACACATCGAACCGATTTTTGTCGGTGATCCTCCCCTGCGAAAACTACTCAAGATGAAGCTACAGAGAGCAGTGCAGAAATTAGCGGATGCCTTAGATTACGTCGAGAATACAAAAGAGCCCGACTCCGCAACAAACCCAATTGCGTTTTCAAACTTTCACGACAAGCGCTTGCGACTTTGCACTTCCCTGCCGAGCTTGATGATAGAGGCTCAAACAATTGCTTTTGAATTATACCCCACGGCCGAATCGCGGCGTCCGTGGCTCGTTTTGAAAGTGGCAGTTGGAAAACGGGTCGAATTGATACGCCACGCTCCTAGAGATGAGGCACAGGCGGCGCGCCTCGACGCCGAAATCGAACTTGCCCGACACGACCAAAAGAAATGAGGCCACTTCGCGAACGCCGCCGACTCACACAGGCCGTTCGCCAAGAAGGGCGGTGGCCGCAATTGCGGCCGTTTCCACGCGCAGAATCCGCGTGCCCAAGCTCAATACCAGCCAGCCGTTCTCACGGGCGCGGTCCACTTCGGCGGGCGTGAATCCCCCTTCCGGGCCGACCGCAATCGCTCCGCCACGCGAACCCACATGCGCGAGTCCGGGACCAGTGTGGAGCACGACCCGCGGACCGGGGAGGTCCGTGCGGGCAACGAAGTCGTCCCACTTTTGCGGCGGGTCGACGAGCATGAGTCGGTTGCGCCCGCATTGCTTACTCGCTTCGATCACCGCGCGCTCGAACTTCTCCACGACCGACGCCTTCGGTTGAACGACGGCACGAGTAGTCAGGAGCGGAACGAATCGCGTGGCCCCGAGTTCCGTGAGCTTCTCAACGAGAAAATCGGCGCGATCGCTCTTGGGTAGCGCGGACGCAACCACGAGCGGGAACCCGAGTTCGCGGTCCGCAACAACCGGCGCAAGAACCGAAAGGACGACCGTTTTCTTTCCGACACTGAGAACCTGTGCGGGGTATTCGTGGCCGTCGCCGTTGAACAAAACGACCTCGTCGCCCTCCGCGAACCGGCGGACGGCGGAGAGGTGGTGTGCTTCGGGACCGGTCAGAACGTATTCGCCCGGTCCAAGTGGATCGGGCGTGAAAAAGCGGTCGGCCACGGGCGACTCAGATCTGCTCGACGTGGAGCGTGACGTGGACGTCCTCCGTCACGTTTACGAAGTCCTGGTAGGCGTCCTTCGGGTCGCGACCGAGCGCCGGTTGCGGCGGGTCCACCATGATCGGTTCCCAGAACGTCGCGTAGGATTCGGCTGCCATCGGTTCACGGTTGTCGAGATTCACGAGCTGCCTCCCAAAGAAGGAGAGTGTGTGCCCGGTTTGACGATTCGGTCAGTAGTAGCGTGCGAGTGGAACCGAATCGGGAGCGAGTGCAAAACCGAGCGACGGCGAAATGGGGCAATTGGTAGAAGCTACCCGATCGCTACACGTCGGTCAAGTATATATCCCAACAAACTCGACCCAGTGTTCGCGCCTCACTGAAAGCACTGAGCCCGGCTCCGTTAATTCAAAACGCGCGGGGCCAGGTGCGTCCCGCGCGTTAACGTTCAGCAACGTTGCTGTTTCGTTACACTTCTTCCGGCGCGCCGGTCCCGCCGAGGCGGTGCCAGCCGTCGCTTCGCCACTCGAACACGACCTCGTCGCGTCCGCGCCAGGCCACACAGTACGCGCCGGAAATGTTCGCCACGGACCAGCCGAGGCGACGCAGCAGTTCCCAGTTGGGGTTGGTGAGTTCTTTTTGAGCTAGTGGGGATAGTGGTTGCATGGTGTGGTCTCCGAAAATCGGTCCGCGGTGGGCGCGGGCGAACCGAGTTGTTCAAACTTAGAACGAAAACGGACCTCGTCCTTGCGTCACTAAAGGAATGATCCGCGAGAGCGCCCCAATCCGGCCCGGAATTCGGTATCAGAACCCAAACGTCCTGCCGAGCCGAACGCGACACGAGAATCCCAAACGTCCGCCCCGAGGTACTACAGGAGTAACTCGCCGATTCCTTCACACATCGTCCAATATCGGCCGAGTTCGCGAATCGGGTTCAACCGTTCTTTATTCCGGCAACAACGCGGGCGCCCGGGCGGGGGCGCATCCGGCGATTAGCGCAAGAGCGGCGTGTTTGTCAGGATCGGTGCCCCCGTTACACCCATGAGAGCAGCGGGAGCCGGGAGCTGCGGAGCGGGCACCGCGTTGTTCGGGAAGAACTGCTCTTTCGCGGTACCGCCCGAAACGGGAGGCGCGTCCTTTTCACTCTTCCCGCCGAACAGATCGGTCGGGAACGTGGGGAGGGGTTCACCGGCTAGTTCGGTCCTCTGTCGAATAGTACCGCGTGTGAACGGCCCGGCGCCAAAGAACCAGGTGTCTTTTATCTGGCTCGTCGCTTCCACCGTGCCCGATTGCCACACCGCCCGGCCCGTGATTCGGTTGTAGGCGAACACCCCGATCTTCGCGACGCCGCGCTGATCGTTCTTCTTCGCCAGCGCGATTTCGGGAATGCTCGTCGGCAGCCCCGGGACGACGGACGGGAGCGACACCGCGGGCGTACCGACCATCACGCTGTGCCGGTCCGTACCGAGCGCGCCCGCGCGCAGTTCAACAACGTACACCGCCCGCGGACGCTCTTCCTGGAGTAGGGCGCCGTGGGCGAGGAGTTGCTGGCGCACGAGGCTGATGACGTACCCCTTGTCGACCACGTCTTTTTCGAGCGAAGTGGTGTCGAGGAATACCGGCTGACCGCTGAGCGGCGTGAAGTCGATCTTCGCCACGGCCATATCTACCGCCTGCGAAACGAGGAGCATCTCGGTCGCGGCGCGGGGGCTATCGGTCATTTTGGTCGTTCCGCACCCGGCGATCAGCACGATTAACAGTAGCCAGGACGCTCGTCGAACGGTGATCTGTGGTCGTGTCAAGTAACGGTCCCCGAGGAGCAGCGGGGCCGCACTATAACGCGGCACTCGAACGGTTCAAGGGCACCAATGAGAGTGGCAGCAGGTCACTTATTTTCCCCGGGACCGCGGGCATCTTGCCCGCTCTTCGCTACCGACATCAGAAGAGCGGGCAAGATGCCCGCGGTCCCGGGGAAAACGACCGACACGCGGCTCCCGCGCCGTGTAAACTGTCGGAGCCTGCCATTTCCTCACCCAAACGAGAGCTGCCAATGTCACAAGTCACTCGCCGTTCGTTCCTTCGGGCGTCCGCCGCGGGCGGAACGTTCCTCGCGCTCCCCGCACGCACGTACCGGTCCGCGCTCCTGGCCGACGACAAGCCGAGCGAAACCGTCCGCGTCGCGTGTGTCGGCGTGGGCAACCAGGGTACGGGGAACATGAAGGCGATTCGGAAGAACGTCGTCGCGGTGTGCGACGTGGATAAGGGGCACCTCGCGTCCGCCGCGAAGGAACTGGAAAAGAGCAACACGAAGGTCGCGACGTTCGACGATTACCGCAAGATCCTGGAGAGCAAGGACATCGACGCGGTGCTGTGTACCACGCCGGACCACTGGCACGCGCTCGTCACCATTGATTCGTGCAAAGCGGGCAAGGACGTGTACTGCGAGAAGCCGCTGACTCTCGTGGTGACCGAGGGGCGCGCAATGGTCAAAGCCGCACGCGACAACAAGCGGATCGTACAGACCGGCAGCCAACAGCGCTCCGGAAAGGAGTTCCGACAAGCGTGCGAACTGGTGCGAAACAACGCGCTCGGCAAAGTGAAAGAGGTGAAGGTCGGGTTACCGGGGCCGAACTGGGTGGACCGCGCAAAGAAGCCGGTGCCGGACGGATTCGCGCCCGCCGCACTCGACTACGACCGCTGGCTCGGGCCGGCGCCGGAGCGCCCGTTCAACGCGAACCGCGTGCACTACCTGTTCCGGTTCTTCTGGGACTATTCGGGCGGTCAA
This region of Gemmata massiliana genomic DNA includes:
- a CDS encoding Gfo/Idh/MocA family protein → MSQVTRRSFLRASAAGGTFLALPARTYRSALLADDKPSETVRVACVGVGNQGTGNMKAIRKNVVAVCDVDKGHLASAAKELEKSNTKVATFDDYRKILESKDIDAVLCTTPDHWHALVTIDSCKAGKDVYCEKPLTLVVTEGRAMVKAARDNKRIVQTGSQQRSGKEFRQACELVRNNALGKVKEVKVGLPGPNWVDRAKKPVPDGFAPAALDYDRWLGPAPERPFNANRVHYLFRFFWDYSGGQQTNFGAHDLDITQWALGMDDSGPTTIEGTATFNADKWFETPETAKQTFTYANGVRVHCTLGKGGNPGGVTFECEKGTISVKRGALTVTMNGEKVEKPYELPTGDTKLYVSANHHQNWLDCIKSRKLPICDVEIGHRSATVCHLGNIAIRTGRKITWDAKAETIVGDKDAAAMLTKEYRKPWALS
- a CDS encoding DUF6655 family protein, which codes for MPRYSAAPLLLGDRYLTRPQITVRRASWLLLIVLIAGCGTTKMTDSPRAATEMLLVSQAVDMAVAKIDFTPLSGQPVFLDTTSLEKDVVDKGYVISLVRQQLLAHGALLQEERPRAVYVVELRAGALGTDRHSVMVGTPAVSLPSVVPGLPTSIPEIALAKKNDQRGVAKIGVFAYNRITGRAVWQSGTVEATSQIKDTWFFGAGPFTRGTIRQRTELAGEPLPTFPTDLFGGKSEKDAPPVSGGTAKEQFFPNNAVPAPQLPAPAALMGVTGAPILTNTPLLR
- a CDS encoding RsmE family RNA methyltransferase, which codes for MADRFFTPDPLGPGEYVLTGPEAHHLSAVRRFAEGDEVVLFNGDGHEYPAQVLSVGKKTVVLSVLAPVVADRELGFPLVVASALPKSDRADFLVEKLTELGATRFVPLLTTRAVVQPKASVVEKFERAVIEASKQCGRNRLMLVDPPQKWDDFVARTDLPGPRVVLHTGPGLAHVGSRGGAIAVGPEGGFTPAEVDRARENGWLVLSLGTRILRVETAAIAATALLGERPV